The Alistipes megaguti sequence CCACACAGCGACGTGAATGCCATCGTTCAGGATCCCGACGGCTATCTCTGGTTCGCAACCTTCAGCGGTCTGTGCAAATACGACGGTTACCGGATCCAAACCTTTCGGACCGACAACTCAAACCTCTCGAGCGATCGGGTCCTCACCCTCTTCATCGCCCGAGACTCCTCGCTCTACATCGGAACCGAATCCGGAGGCCTGAACTGCTACAACCCCGCCACCGAATCCATCACGCCGATCAACGATGAGTCACACGCCTCGGCCGATCAGGTTGTGAACGACATCTTCCAGGATCACGACGGAACCATCTGGGTCTGCCGCAACGACGGCCTGGCCTGCCTCGATACCCGAAACGGCGGCAGTTCGCTCCGCTCGAAACCCCGATGGGGAGGTTATTACATCCAGTGCGGCACCGTCCTGGAGGACGGGCGGCTGCTCCTCTCCACCGACGCAGGTCCCGTCATCTACAACCCCGAAACCGAAGAGATCCAGAACGTGCTCCGCGACGAGATCCGCGCCCGATGCCTCTCGATCCGAACCCTCCGCGACGGGAAAATCGCCCTCTCGGGCGGTTGGGGCGTGAGAATTCTGGATCCCGAAAGCTGGAAAGTCAGCCGAATCTGCGACTTCTCATCCCGCATCGTCTTTCAGGACAGCCAGGGTGAACTCTGGGTCGGAGCGTTCAATCAGGGCCTCTACAAATACGATGCGAACGGCGCCCAACTGGCACACTACCACCCAAAACTCCCCATTCCGCACGCCATCAGTTCGTTCGAAATCAGCGCCCTGTTCGAGGATCGTTCCGGCGTGCTCTGGATCGGAACCATCGGCGGCGGTCTGAACCGACTCAACATCGTCGAAAAACACATCGCCTGTTTCACCGAAGCGCAGGGGCTGAGCGAAAACCGCGTCATCACCTTCCTCGAAGCCCGCGACGGCACGCTCTGGGTCAGCACCCACGGGGGAATCGACCTCTTCGACCGACGGTCGGTGTCGTTCCGCAAACTCCGCATCAACGGAATGCCGAGCATCCGATTCGCCACCGTCTCGGCCTTCTTCACCGCGCAGAACGGCGACCTCTGGATCGGAACCTGGGACAAGGGCCTCTGGATCGTCCCCCGCAAAGAGGTCGAACAGGCCCCGACAAGCGGCGAAGTCCAGGCCCGGCAACTCCGTCATCCCGTCATCGACGGCGCCCTCTCCGTCTTCCGAATCGTCGAGGACCGCGACCGCCATCTCTGGATCAGCTCCAACCGCGGCTGTTTCGAGTACATTCCGGCGGCCCCCGGCGGCGTCGACCGCTGGATCAACTATGCTCACGACGTCAACGACCCCAATTCGCTCTGCTCGGACTTCACGACCGACATCTGTCCCGATCCCGCCACGCGCGAGAAGACCATCTGGATCGGAACCCGCTCGGGATTGAACCGGATCCGCTTCGATGCCGGAGGGGGGGGGAGGCCAACTGCCAGCGCATCGAACTCGGAAACGCCGGCAACACCGCTAAACGCCGAAACCCCTTCATCTCGACAATCCACTGCGACCGCCAGAACGGGGACCTCTGGATCGCAACCATCGGCGAAGGGCTCTTCCGCATGTCCGAAGGCCGGAACGGTGGGGAAACCCCGCGTTTCGAGGGCTTCGACACCTCGAATACCCGACTCTTCAACAACGAACTCGAAAGTCTGCAGGAGGATGATCACGGCGCATTCTGGATCGGTGGATACGGAATCACACGCTTCGACCCACGCACACGCTCGGTCCGGCACTTCACGGTCAAGGACCAACTCCAGAGCAACTCGTTCAAGATCTGGGCCTCGTGCCGGCTGCGCGACGGGCAGATGGCATTCGGCGGCGTGAAGGGTTTCAACATCTTCCACCCGGACAGCATCACCGACAACAACATCCGACCCCGTGCCGCCATCTCCCGGCTCAGAATCCGAAACCGCGCCGTCCATGCCGGCGACTCCATCCGCGGTAAGGTCGTCCTTCGCAAGGCCGTCAACCGCCTCGAACGCCTCGAACTCTCCTACCGCTGCAACAACCTCACCTTCGAATTCTCCGCATTCGCCTACGTCGACCCGCAGTACAACACCTACAAGTACCGCATGGAGAATTTCGACCACGACTGGAACTACACCGGAGGAATGTCGCCACAGGCCGTCTACACCAGCCTCCGCCCCGGAAACTACCGGCTGGTGGTCTATGCCGCCAACGAAGACGGATATTGGTGCGATGAGCCGGCCCGACTCGAAATCGTCATCCATCCGCCGCTCTATGCCACCCGGGTCGCATACCTCCTATATAATATATGTATGGCCGCCCTGGGCATCTACGCCTGGCACCGCCGATCGCTGCGCAAACTCCAGGAGCGGCACCAGATCGAACTCGAACGCAATAGATACTACGAAGAGCAGAAAAGCAGCGCCAACATGCTGCAGTTCTACACCGACATCGCCCACGAACTCAAAACCCCGCTCTCGCTGATCGCCGCACCTGTCGAGGAGCTGTTGATGAATCCACACATCGGCGAAACCACCCGAAAACGACTCGAACTCGTCAGCCGCAACACCGCGGCCCTCACCACCCTGCTCGAACAGATCCTCGACCTGCGGAAATACGAAAACCACAAGATGAATCTGGTCGCCGTCCAGACCGATCTGACGCAGTTCCTGCGCCGTGTGGCCGAACTCTTCAGACCGCTGGCCGACAACCTCCGGATCAGCTTCTCGATCGAGCTCCCGGAAACGCCGATCTTCGTCCGGATGGATCGCGACAAGATGGAGACCGTCGTCGTCAATCTGTTATACAACGCCTTCAAGTACACCCGCAAAGGTTCGGGCAAGGTGACCCTCTCCTGCGAAGAGCGGCAGCACGAGGTCGCAATCCTCGTCGAGGACAACGGAATCGGCATCGCCCGCAACGAACAGACCCGCATCTTCGAGCGTTTCTATCAGGCCTCGAACAACGCCGCCGCCCAAAAAAGCGTCGGCATCGGTCTGGCGCTCTCCAAACACATCGTCGAACTGCACCACGGAACCATCGAGGTCGAATCGGAACTCAACGTCGGTTCGCTCTTCCGGGTCCTGCTGCCCAAAGGGTCGGCCCATCTCTCACCCGAACAGATCAAAGAGCCCGACGAGGTGCCGGACCACAGACTGCAACGGCTCCCGGCGCAGATCGAGGAGGAGTTGACCGCAGCTTCGGCCGGGATGGAGGCGCAGACGCCAGACGGTCGTTTGGCCGAAACGTCCCGGGATGGAGAGGCGTCCGGGGTGTCAGTTCCCTTCGCCGGAGCGGACGGGAGAGCGGCAACCGGAACATCCGGAACGTACAGCGCGACTGCCGGGACAACCGGGTCAACCGGGTCGGACAGTGCAACGGCCGGGCCGGGAAGGTTTGCGGCCGAAGATGCAGTTGGGACCGGCAACGCGGCTGCCGGACCAGCCGCGCAGGAGCACGTGACCGCCGGGCCGGGAAGCTCCGCGACCAAAACGTCCGGATCAGCCCGTGCCGAAGCCGGATCGTCCGGATCGGAGAAAGCCGCCGGAGGTCGGGGTGAATCCGCCGCACGGCAGGCTCGAAGATCCGGTATCGAAAAAGGGTCGGGGCGAAGCGTCTCGATCCTTGTGGCCGAGGACAACCCCGCCCTGCGCGACTATCTCCACGCGGCTCTTCAGGGCCGATACGACGTCATCACGGCCTCAAACGGTCAGGAGGCTCTCTCGCTGGCGGTCGA is a genomic window containing:
- a CDS encoding response regulator; amino-acid sequence: MAFGGVKGFNIFHPDSITDNNIRPRAAISRLRIRNRAVHAGDSIRGKVVLRKAVNRLERLELSYRCNNLTFEFSAFAYVDPQYNTYKYRMENFDHDWNYTGGMSPQAVYTSLRPGNYRLVVYAANEDGYWCDEPARLEIVIHPPLYATRVAYLLYNICMAALGIYAWHRRSLRKLQERHQIELERNRYYEEQKSSANMLQFYTDIAHELKTPLSLIAAPVEELLMNPHIGETTRKRLELVSRNTAALTTLLEQILDLRKYENHKMNLVAVQTDLTQFLRRVAELFRPLADNLRISFSIELPETPIFVRMDRDKMETVVVNLLYNAFKYTRKGSGKVTLSCEERQHEVAILVEDNGIGIARNEQTRIFERFYQASNNAAAQKSVGIGLALSKHIVELHHGTIEVESELNVGSLFRVLLPKGSAHLSPEQIKEPDEVPDHRLQRLPAQIEEELTAASAGMEAQTPDGRLAETSRDGEASGVSVPFAGADGRAATGTSGTYSATAGTTGSTGSDSATAGPGRFAAEDAVGTGNAAAGPAAQEHVTAGPGSSATKTSGSARAEAGSSGSEKAAGGRGESAARQARRSGIEKGSGRSVSILVAEDNPALRDYLHAALQGRYDVITASNGQEALSLAVEQQPDLVLTDIVMPGMTGIELCRRLKTEPQTAQIAVILLTAHNLQDYEISGYRVGADGYIAKPFSLEVLFSRIDNLVARQEMIRRTRLPHAEIPVSEVSVEKSQDRFLVKCTETVEQEMADPQFDVQQLCRKTGVSRSLLYRRLLALTGLTPVQFIRNIRLRHAAQLLSKDGSLPVSEVMYRVGYTNLSHFAKIFHDEFGLLPKEFALQGRNREENDHKKTNS
- a CDS encoding two-component regulator propeller domain-containing protein, producing the protein MPTALSVFLHRVTGLLLLTGIFASTLPLAAAPYERIQTLSMDDGLPHSDVNAIVQDPDGYLWFATFSGLCKYDGYRIQTFRTDNSNLSSDRVLTLFIARDSSLYIGTESGGLNCYNPATESITPINDESHASADQVVNDIFQDHDGTIWVCRNDGLACLDTRNGGSSLRSKPRWGGYYIQCGTVLEDGRLLLSTDAGPVIYNPETEEIQNVLRDEIRARCLSIRTLRDGKIALSGGWGVRILDPESWKVSRICDFSSRIVFQDSQGELWVGAFNQGLYKYDANGAQLAHYHPKLPIPHAISSFEISALFEDRSGVLWIGTIGGGLNRLNIVEKHIACFTEAQGLSENRVITFLEARDGTLWVSTHGGIDLFDRRSVSFRKLRINGMPSIRFATVSAFFTAQNGDLWIGTWDKGLWIVPRKEVEQAPTSGEVQARQLRHPVIDGALSVFRIVEDRDRHLWISSNRGCFEYIPAAPGGVDRWINYAHDVNDPNSLCSDFTTDICPDPATREKTIWIGTRSGLNRIRFDAGGGGRPTASASNSETPATPLNAETPSSRQSTATARTGTSGSQPSAKGSSACPKAGTVGKPRVSRASTPRIPDSSTTNSKVCRRMITAHSGSVDTESHASTHAHARSGTSRSRTNSRATRSRSGPRAGCATGRWHSAA